Proteins from a single region of Argopecten irradians isolate NY chromosome 7, Ai_NY, whole genome shotgun sequence:
- the LOC138327920 gene encoding sister chromatid cohesion protein PDS5 homolog A-like, translating into MSVAKGSNKVVYPAGCKELSDELGKDELVRRLKLLARAFQDMGQDDNIEEYSGLAISLATDFYMDHQSKDVRLLVACCIADVFRIFAPEAPFRETSLLKEIFMFFIKQLRGLEDPDSPTFKRYFYLLENLAWVKSFNICIELDDNQEIFCNLFQLMFSIINEKHSSKVRNFVLDMMTPLITEADAVSQELLDIILLNIIEPYKTQNRVAYNMARDLLIRTSNAIEPYIQAFFNNALMLGKMSESEVSDRLYELIYELNHISPSVLLAVLPQLEFKLKSNEESERKAVTKLLAKMFSDQGSNLAEQNRPLWNCFLGRFNDISIHVRQTCVSYAQHFILNHQETYKDIVEQLKIRQHDPEETVRMEVVNTILSLAKKDFNSITDELMGFIKERTLDKKYQIRRDSLLGLGQLYKKYTFSERVDKANQEKVCWVKDKVFHAYYQNSNEDRLLVERVFNTCLVPYNSPVDEKMRRLLLMYCTLDDHAVKAFNEMLKHKNTVKNLVHQLVDSFEQQQGQGNVPSFNPRIAALARSLPESGKSSDHLKKLCQMLKEDKRMRQYMKLLVGEDCTCKRAQELVREVLKKLGSPAPGQQNQFYNTVKLLLERVAPVMIDASSINMLVKHVDETVRGLGIITEGIEDAAEKGVRLLTALSTVYPYYFKDEETYQELLTFLKHEDEAVSDLTLQIFINTGRKLQAELPVIYSSLLPILQSTAKLGNPKQSKHALRCINIVCKNKELIFGQIFEHLKKSLNPESANYLTSIVALGHIALYCPEEFSAEMKNIVSKVIVKELLMQDHTSGPDSVESWYSEHHVTEETMAKVQAMKLLVRWLQGIKSNANNSGTSTLRLLFTVIKHEGDLMERGKVNKPELARLRLQAGCCMLKLAEDRCYSELISQDQFQTLALLMNDSCYHVRLNFALKLHKGLLSLKLPLEYMSIFCLAANDPLRERRAQVKIFYQQNINKRREYLKQTPAIKGRMFHFMPDYVIPYVIHLLAHDPDLPTHDDVTALKNIKECLSFVMEPLINKSEDYNYNFFRRMLENIKQTKDAEDPDDEDMNRKLYSVCDVALGILNSKPSNITLKDSTVEPVLPAKLFTRPDKSYSNTKSYLPKEFVIDGPKRKGQTNKGPSAQEIIVESPGPVVNPLPVCPREPKRKKKATTTQAQTMSDSENDSGGEEEVMFKPVPDGPKKRGPKKKDKATQDVYVKPKPRGRPPKSVDSPAKRGRKPKQVEDSGESDKITDSSPDVKSFSSSQDSNSPKPKALMESKRGNTQQSKTKKKKVSQESASSSPASSPRRSSSESPRRGNVDSKSVNKSSIVNGTNKGGAKRTVKSDSEGSGNRKRKAVDTSTERPPVKRGRPPSNKAGKALTRSKLKGESDADSDVGSPNRATKQLKMDQFSTKTAPKNVRRAKVLANGTSDGDSPETDGSSSPSKLDTLSRMIQTVGTEEESGVKRRVRGKRK; encoded by the exons ATGAGtgtagcaaagggaagtaacaaGGTTGTGTACCCAGCCGGGTGCAAGGAGCTTTCTGATGAGCTGGGAAAAGACGAGTTGGTTCGAAGGCTCAAG TTGCTGGCCCGAGCTTTCCAGGACATGGGCCAGGATGACAACATTGAAGAGTATTCAGGATTAGCCATAAGTCTGGCTACAGACTTCTACATGGACCATCAGAGCAAGGATGTGCGACTTCTTGTTGCCTGTTGTATTGCGGATGTCTTCAGGATATTTGCTCCAGAGGCTCCTTTCAGAGAGACCTCATTACTTAAG GAGATTTTTATGTTCTTCATTAAACAACTGAGAGGGTTAGAAGATCCTGATTCTCCAACATTTAAAAGATACTTCTATCTTCTGGAG AATCTGGCATGGGTTAAGTCCTTCAATATCTGTATAGAACTAGACGACAACCAAGAGATATTTTGCAACCTCTTCCAGTTGATGTTCTCAATTATAAA TGAGAAGCATTCTAGCAAAGTGAGAAACTTTGTACTGGACATGATGACCCCACTGATCACAGAAGCCGACGCTGTGTCTCAGGAACTACTGGACATTATCCTCCTCAACATCATAGAACCGTATAAG ACCCAGAACCGTGTTGCCTACAACATGGCCCGTGATTTGCTGATCAGGACCAGTAATGCTATAGAGCCGTACATACAGGCA TTCTTTAACAATGCCTTGATGCTTGGGAAGATGTCGGAGAGCGAGGTATCTGACAGACTGTATGAGCTGATTTATGAGCTGAATCACATATCACCGAGTGTGCTGCTGGCTGTTTTACCACAGCTCGAGTTCAAACTCAAG AGTAATGAGGAATCGGAAAGGAAAGCTGTCACAAAACTTCTGGCCAAAATGTTTTCTGATCAAGGATCAAATCTTGCTGAACAAAATCGACCACTTTGGAATTGTTTTCTTGGAAG ATTTAATGACATCAGCATCCATGTGCGTCAGACCTGTGTGTCGTACGCACAACACTTTATCCTGAACCATCAGGAGACCTACAAGGATATCGTCGAACAACTCAAGATCAGACAACATGATCCCGAGGAGACCGTCAGAATGGAGGTGGTCAACACGATACTGAGCTTGGCCAAGAAAGACTTCAACAGTATTACAGATGAACTGATGGGATTCATCAAGGAACGCACACTTGACAAGAAG TACCAGATCAGAAGAGACTCCCTGTTGGGACTTGGTCAACTTTACAAGAAGTACACATTCTCTGAGAGGGTGGATAAGGCTAACCAAGAGAAGGTGTGCTGGGTCAAGGACAAAGTTTTCCATGCCTATTACCAGAACAGTAACGAGGACAG GTTGCTGGTAGAGAGAGTGTTTAACACCTGCCTGGTGCCCTATAACTCACCTGTTGACGAGAAGATGAGGCGACTTCTACTAATGTACTGTACACTGGATGACCATGCTGTGAA GGCATTTAATGAGATGCTGAAACACAAGAATAC TGTGAAGAATCTGGTCCATCAGCTGGTTGACTCATTTGAACAGCAACAAGGACAAGGAAATGTTCCGTCTTTTAACCCAAGAATCGCTGCTCTAGCTC GTTCTCTACCCGAGTCCGGAAAGTCCTCGGATCACCTGAAGAAACTGTGTCAGATGCTGAAGGAAGATAAACGGATGAGACAATACATGAAACTGCTGGTTGGTGAAGATTGTACCTGCAAACGAGCACAAGAACTAGTG CGTGAAGTGCTGAAGAAACTAGGAAGTCCTGCCCCTGGCCAGCAGAACCAGTTCTATAACACAGTCAAACTACTATTGGAGAGAGTGGCTCCTGTTATGATAGATGCCAGTTCTATAAACATGCTGGTTAAACATGTCGACGAGACAGTGCGAGGTCTAGGTATTATCACAGAGGGCATCGAGGACGCAGCAGAGAAGGGAGTACGACTACTCACA GCATTATCTACTGTTTATCCATATTACTTCAAAGATGAGGAGACATACCAAGAGCTTCTGACCTTCCTTAAACACGAGGATGAAGCTGTCT CTGACCTGACCCTACAAATCTTCATTAATACTGGAAGAAAACTACAGGCAGAACTACCAGTTATATACTC GAGTCTGCTTCCCATCCTACAGAGTACAGCCAAGCTAGGCAATCCCAAACAGAGTAAACATGCCCTCCGCTGTATcaacattgtgtgtaaaaacaaGGAACTCATATTCGGACAGATATTTGAG caCCTGAAGAAATCCCTGAACCCAGAGAGTGCAAATTACTTGACATCCATCGTTGCTCTTGGCCACATCGCCCTGTACTGCCCCGAGGAATTCTCTGCTGAAATGAAGAACATTGTCTCTAAAGTCATTGTAAAAGAACTGCTAATGCAGGACCATACATCTGGACCAGATAGTGTGGAGAGTTGGTATTCTGAACATCATGTTACTGAGGAAACCATGGCGAAGGTCCAGGCTATGAAACTCCTAGTTCGCTGGTTACAGGGCATCAAGAGCAATGCTAACAACTCGGGGACATCAACTTTAAGACTCCTATTCACGGTTATCAAACACGAGGGTGACTTGATGGAGCGAGGAAAAGTGAACAAACCAGAGCTAGCCAGGTTGAGATTACAGGCAGGATGTTGTATGCTGAAGCTGGCAGAAGACCGCTGTTACTCGGAGCTTATATCTCAGGATCAGTTTCAAACACTGGCACTTCTCATGAAT GATAGTTGTTACCATGTACGACTAAACTTTGCACTAAAACTCCACAAAGGACTTCTAAGTCTGAAGCTGCCATTGGAATACATGAGCATATTCTGCCTGGCAGCCAATGATCCACTACGAGAACGACGGGCTCAGGTCAAGATCTTCTATCAACAGAACATCAACAAACGACGGGAGTATCTAAAACAAACGCCGGCGATAAAGGGACGCATGTTTCACTTCATGCCAGACTATGTGATACCATATGTTATACATCTGCTCGCTCACGATCCAGATCTCCCCACACATGACGATGTCACAGCTCTCAAAAATATCAAAGA ATGCTTGTCCTTTGTAATGGAGCCTTTGATTAACAAGAGCGAAGACTACAACTACAACTTCTTCAGACGAATGCTAGAGAACATCAAACAGACTAAAGACGCAGAGGATCCTGATGATGAGGACATGAACAGG aaactgtacagtgtatgtgaCGTGGCCCTAGGAATCCTCAACAGTAAGCCCTCAAACATTACTCTGAAGGATTCCACCGTGGAGCCGGTGTTACCAGCAAAACTCTTTACTCGACCAGATAAG AGTTACAGCAACACAAAAAGCTATCTACCTAAAGAATTTGTGATTGATGGTCCCAAG CGGAAGGGTCAGACGAACAAAGGTCCTAGCGCCCAGGAGATTATCGTGGAGAGTCCTGGTCCCGTCGTTAATCCACTGCCTGTTTGTCCCAGAGAACCCAAGAGGAAAAAGAAGGCCACAACAACACAAGCTCAAACAATGAG TGACTCGGAAAATGATTCTGGAGGTGAAGAGGAAGTAATGTTTAAACCTGTTCCTGATGGACCAAAGAAAAGAGGACCAAAAAAGAAGGACAAAGCCACCCAGGATGTGTATGTGAAGCCCAAACCAAGGGGGCGGCCACCAAAATCTGTGGACAGTCCTGCCAAACGGGGCAGGAAGCCAAAACAGGTGGAGGATTCTGGGGAAAGTGATAAAATTACAGACAGTTCTCCAGATGTGAAAAGTTTTAGTTCTTCTCAGGACTCCAATTCTCCAAAGCCTAAGGCATTAATGGAGAGTAAGAGAGGTAACACACAGCAATCAAAGACTAAGAAAAAGAAAGTTAGCCAGGAGTCCGCTTCTAGTTCACCAGCTTCCTCGCCGCGAAGGAGTAGTAGTGAATCCCCACGACGGGGAAATGTAGATTCCAAATCTGTGAATAAATCCTCAATTGTGAATGGGACAAATAAAGGAGGTGCAAAACGGACTGTGAAATCTGATTCTGAAGGCTCAGGGAATAGAAAACGGAAAGCCGTGGATACGTCAACAGAGAGACCTCCGGTGAAAAGAGGTCGACCACCGTCAAATAAAGCAGG AAAAGCGTTAACACGAAGTAAATTAAAGGGAGAATCAGACGCCGACTCTGATGTTGGTTCACCTAACCGAGCAACTAAACAACTGAAAATGGACCAGTTTAGTACAAAAACAGCTCCCAAAAATGT GCGGAGGGCAAAAGTGTTAGCAAATGGTACATCTGATGGTGATAGTCCAGAGACCGATGGCTCGAGTTCACCGAGCAAGTTAGATACACTTAGCAGGATGATACAGACCGTTGGCACAGAGGAGGAAAGTGGT GTTAAACGAAGAGTTCGAGGCAAAAGGAAATGA